Proteins from a genomic interval of Toxotes jaculatrix isolate fToxJac2 chromosome 5, fToxJac2.pri, whole genome shotgun sequence:
- the zgc:158868 gene encoding C-factor, with protein sequence MSVTLGGNIVVTGSNRGIGLELVKQLAEKTGEDTHIYACCREPEGPRAEALRNLSAQYPGKITIMKLDTMDEDSISTAAQAVSKQIGAGGLNLLINNAAITKPASPASLSATQKKDMMEVYETNVVGPFLLAKMFLPLLQRAAERGSPGDKMSCRRSAIINVSTLISSMEKCAETFHIAQMYAYRTSKAALNMLTCCQAEDFKAHNILVTAIHPGWVRTDMGGEQAPLTTLESALGMLSVMSSLSNKDSGMLLDWEGNTIPW encoded by the exons ATGTCAGTGACACTGGGAGGCAACATCGTGGTGACTGGTAGCAACAGAGGCATTGGTTTGGAGCTGGTCAAGCAACTGGCAGAGAAGACCGGAGAGGACACTCACATCTATGCCTGCTGCAGAGAGCCTGAGGGACCCAGGGCTGAG gcCCTGAGAAACCTCAGTGCTCAATATCCTGGAAAGATCACTATAATGAAATTAG ACACAATGGATGAGGACAGCATCTCGACTGCTGCCCAGGCTGTGAGCAAGCAGATCGGTGCTGGTGGGCTGAACCTCCTCATCAACAACGCTGCCATCACTAAACCAGCGTCACCCGCGTCGCTGTCTGCCACCCAGAAAAAAGACATGATGGAAGTGTACGAAACCAACGTGGTCGGACCCTTTCTGCTCGCAAAG atGTTTCTCCCactcctccagagagcagcagagcggGGATCACCTG ggGATAAAATGTCCTGCAGGAGGTCAGCCATCATCAATGTCTCCACGCTCATCTCATCCATGGAGAAATGTGCAGAGACCTTCCATATAGCACAGATGTACGCTTACAGGACCAGCAAG GCAGCGCTGAACATGCTGACTTGCTGTCAAGCTGAGGACTTCAAGGCTCACAACATACTGGTGACGGCCATCCACCCCGGCTGGGTGCGCACTGACATGGGAGGAGAACAG GCTCCTTTGACCACCCTGGAGAGCGCACTGGGCATGCTCAGTGTGATGTCATCACTCAGCAATAAAGATAGCGGGATGCTTTTAGACTGGGAGGGAAACACAATCCCCTGGTAG